The Rhododendron vialii isolate Sample 1 chromosome 6a, ASM3025357v1 genome includes a window with the following:
- the LOC131330374 gene encoding homeobox-DDT domain protein RLT2: MEEGGSGGLSEGEKMQPTPPQAEGEHRVKRKMKTASQLEILEKTFAVETYPSEALRAELSVKLGLSDRQLQMWFCHRRLKDRKTPPMKRPRKEDASLAAGAAVGSSSGVREEMVVGGDAGNNNEHGSGSGSFGHVESYQQQRGVGARGGAAIARIATDIMPAVKRYYEPPQALSELRAIAFVEAQLGEHLREDGPILGMEFDPLPPGAFGAPIVTVGQQKPASRPYEPKLYERPDAKPIKGAVRALHEYQFLPEQPSIRNDSYERAAPSHYFGSPNDVPIARHALSAGRSFMHGNELLPSPYALQSQPPSLTLLPHQGRQGHILPSTSGEYDIVSQKNSLTDIATDAQLGAHPITGLDNPFVPSDIQVTPEDDIARMERKRKSEEARIAREVEAHEKRIRKELEKQDILRRKREEQMKKEMERQDRERRKEEERLLREKQREEVRYQREQRREMERREKFLQKESIRAEKMRLKEEQRREKEAARQKAANDRATARRIAKESMEVIEDERLELMELAASSQGLPSIVSLDSQTLQNLELFRDKLTEFPTKSVRLKRPFAIQPWTDSEENIGNLFMVWRFLMTFADVLGLWPFTLDEFVQAFHDYDSRLLGEIHVALLRSIIKDIEDVARTPSTVLGGNQNTAGNPGGGHPQIVEGAYNWGFDIRCWQRHLNPLTWPEILRQFALSAGFGPKLKKRSAEQAYLRDENEGDDGEDVISNLRNGAAAENAVAKMQERGFSNPRRSRHRLTPGTVKFAAFHVLSLEGSEGLNILEVADKIQKSGLRDLTTSKTPEASIAAALSRDTKLFERTAPSTYCVRDPYRKDPTDAEAILSAARDKIQIFKNGYLNGDDAEDVDHDDVERDEDSESDVAEDPEADYLGTELKPNNEALPCEADRFLAKSSLGDGMDTSRDEGLSIPLVGLDNLADRSPLMQPEGYNVVKSSSASVDRSIDVAGICNEAANLDQEDAVIDESNSGEPWVQGLVEGEYSDLSVEERLSALVAIVGIANEGNSIRVVLEERMEAANALKKQMWAEVQLDKRRMKEDFVVKTQYSAHLSYKAEPNVQFSSVEGRQSPLPAVDDKNGLVSNPVVQENIQDRLDATNYSTPIATERNSSIQEFSAGTDNLIFLTPGYAAERSRSQLKAYIGHKAEEMYVYRSLPLGQDRRRNRYWQFITSASQNDPASGRIFIELRDGRWRLIDSVEGFDALFESLDVRGLRESHLHSMLQKIELSFKETLRRSLICTSTGGLTVTDVKKEVSDMASNPDSSASTDSPTSTICVSNSDVTESSSSFAIGLGRNETEKKDALKRYIDLEKWMWEECLNSSVLCAIKYGKKRCKQLLGICNYCHDMDVFENNYCPSCHMAFETSASELKFSETQCGKKYKGDGWTLRRLDSSPTSRIRLLKVLLALIEVCIPAEALQPAWSEGYRKSWGIKLHNSSSAEDLLQIMTLLEGFIQKDFLSSNFETTDELLGSCIQTESAANISPNAEMVSVLPWLPQTSSAVALRLMELDASIFYTLQQRLDSQKDKGAGNFITIPSKFSLPNNIPEYDLAEAPHDPENLLQEPWIDQGTIHSISGRGRGSRGRGRGRTRGGRSQRRAVINSRSEAAQRSTTTNTSRFGQLLGWKGRSRGRGRKRSRRTARSRQKPVKRVVDIGSSERDQQKESFFENTVTRSSDLQWNREETMGIQVEAAEEASSSSDRSDYDDYNGLAAGDEYDDDLLAGDYTGVFNGQPERLIEGVDYNVDVEEDDDDRPEEGDDVDVDDVDDQEEDDSEEDGQEDIDVERYINGDSDEEGNRDGGEQIGNPDDATESSSDYSE; the protein is encoded by the exons TGGAGACGTATCCATCGGAGGCGCTGAGAGCAGAGCTATCAGTGAAGCTAGGGCTTTCCGATCGGCAACTACAGATGTGGTTTTGCCACAGGAGATTAAAAGATAGGAAAACCCCGCCCATGAAGAGGCCGAGGAAGGAGGATGCTTCATTAGCCGCGGGGGCGGCTGTGGGGTCGAGTAGTGGGGTTCGAGAGGAGATGGTGGTGGGTGGGGACGCGGGGAATAATAACGAGCATGGATCCGGGTCGGGGTCGTTCGGACACGTGGAGTCTTATCAGCAGCAGCGGGGGGTGGGTGCGCGTGGAGGAGCGGCTATCGCACGGATTGCAACGGATATAATGCCAGCCGTGAAGAGGTACTACGAGCCGCCTCAGGCTTTATCGGAGCTGCGAGCGATTGCTTTCGTGGAGGCTCAGTTAGGGGAGCATTTGAGGGAAGACGGGCCTATTCTTGGAATGGAGTTTGATCCCTTGCCACCGGGAGCATTTGGCGCACCCATTG TGACAGTTGGACAGCAGAAACCAGCATCACGGCCTTATGAGCCCAAACTATATGAGCGTCCTGATGCTAAACCAATCAAG GGTGCTGTGAGGGCACTCCATGAATACCAGTTTCTGCCAGAACAGCCGTCTATTAGAAATGATTCATATGAAAGAGCTGCTCCATCTCACTACTTTGGTTCGCCAAATGATGTTCCAATTGCCAGACATGCATTATCTGCTGGTCGCTCATTTATGCATGGCAATGAGTTATTACCATCACCTTACGCTTTACAAAGTCAGCCGCCAAGTTTAACTCTTTTGCCTCATCAAGGCCGGCAGGGCCATATCTTGCCTTCAACTTCAGGGGAGTATGACATTGTTTCGCAGAAAAACTCTCTCACAGATATTGCTACAGATGCTCAACTAGGTGCTCACCCAATTACTGGACTGGACAATCCGTTTGTACCATCAGACATACAGGTCACCCCTGAGGATGACATTGCTCGGATGGAGAGAAAGCGCAAG AGTGAAGAGGCAAGAATAGCAAGGGAAGTTGAGGCCCATGAGAAAAGGATTCGAAAGGAGCTTGAGAAACAAGATATTTTGAGGCGAAAG AGAGAGGaacaaatgaagaaagaaatggagaggCAGGATCGTGAGAGGcgaaaggaagaagaaaggcTGCTGCGTGAAAAGCAGCGTGAAGAGGTAAGATACCAGAGGGAACAAAGGCGTGAGATGGAACGGCGAGAGAAGTTTTTGCAGAAAGAATCTATCAGA GCtgaaaaaatgagattaaaaGAAGAACAGCGTAGGGAGAAGGAAGCAGCGAGGCAAAAAGCTGCTAATGATAGGGCTACTGCTCGCAGAATTGCCAAAGAATCCATGGAAGTTATTGAGGATGAAAGGTTGGAGCTAATGGAGTTAGCAGCTTCAAGCCAGGGTTTGCCTTCAATTGTGTCTCTTGACAGTCAAACTTTGCAGAATCTTGAATTATTTAGAG ATAAGCTCACTGAATTCCCAACCAAGTCTGTGCGCTTGAAAAGGCCTTTTGCAATTCAACCATGGACTGACTCTGAGGAGAACATTGGGAATCTTTTTATG GTCTGGAGATTTTTAATGACTTTCGCTGATGTACTGGGGCTTTGGCCCTTTACACTGGATGAGTTTGTTCAAGCTTTTCATGATTAT GATTCAAGGCTGTTAGGTGAGATACATGTAGCTCTTCTGCGATCCATAATTAAAGACATTGAAGATGTAGCAAGGACTCCCTCCACTGTGCTGGGAGGAAATCAAAATACTGCTGGCAATCCTGGAGGTGGGCATCCACAGATAGTTGAAGGG GCTTATAATTGGGGGTTTGATATACGCTGCTGGCAGCGCCACTTAAATCCATTGACCTGGCCTGAGATATTGCGGCAATTTGCTTTATCTGCTGGATTTGGACCAAAACTAAAGAAAAGGAGTGCGGAACAAGCATATCTTCGTGATGAAAATGAG GGTGATGATGGTGAAGATGTAATTTCTAACTTACGCAATGGAGCTGCAGCTGAAAATGCTGTTGCCAAAATGCAAGAAAGGGGTTTTTCAAATCCAAGGAGATCTAGGCATCGCTTGACTCCTGGAACAGTCAAATTTGCTGCATTTCATGTTCTTTCTCTTGAGGGAAGTGAAGGACTTAATATACTTGAAGTTGCAGACAAGATTCAG AAATCTGGTCTCCGAGACCTCACAACAAGCAAGACACCTGAAGCATCTATTGCTGCGGCTTTGTCAAGGGATACAAAGCTTTTTGAAAGAACTGCTCCGTCAACCTATTGTGTGCGAGATCCCTATAGGAAGGACCCCACTGATGCTGAGGCAATCCTTTCCGCAGCCAGGGATAAAATTCAGATATTTAAAAATGGATATCTAAATGGAGATGATGCAGAGGATGTTGACCATGATGATGTTGAAAGAGATGAAGATTCTGAAAGTGACGTAGCTGAGGATCCAGAGGCTGATTATTTGGGTACTGAACTGAAGCCAAATAATGAAGCTCTTCCGTGTGAAGCAGACCGATTCCTAGCAAAAAGCAGCCTTGGAGATGGAATGGACACCTCCCGTGATGAGGGTTTGAGCATTCCACTTGTTGGGCTTGACAATTTGGCTGATAGGTCCCCTTTGATGCAGCCTGAAGGTTACAATGTGGTAAAAAGCAGTAGTGCATCTGTTGATCGATCTATTGATGTTGCTGGAATCTGCAATGAGGCAGCCAACCTTGATCAAGAAGACGCTGTTATTGATGAGAGTAACTCTGGGGAACCATGGGTTCAAGGCCTAGTGGAAGGCGAGTACTCAGATCTGAGCGTTGAGGAACGGCTCAGTGCCCTTGTCGCTATTGTTGGTATCGCTAATGAAGGAAACTCAATTCGCGTTGTTCTAGAG GAACGAATGGAAGCAGCAAATGCTCTGAAGAAACAAATGTGGGCAGAGGTGCAACTGGATAAACGCCGAATGAAAGAGGATTTTGTGGTGAAGACGCAGTATTCTGCTCACCTTAGTTACAAGGCTGAACCAAATGTCCAGTTTTCTTCTGTAGAGGGCAGGCAAAGCCCATTGCCTGCTGTTGATGACAAAAATGGTTTGGTGTCAAATCCGGTAGTCCAAGAAAACATTCAAGATCGACTTGATGCCACAAATTATTCTACTCCTATAGCTACCGAGCGGAACTCTTCAATACAAGAATTCTCTGCTGGCACTGATAATCTTATTTTCCTGACACCTGGATATGCTGCTGAAAGGTCACGGTCTCAGTTAAAAGCTTATATTGGTCATAAGGCGGAAGAAATGTATGTGTACAGATCCTTGCCTCTTGGGCAAGATCGCAGACGGAACCGATACTGGCAGTTCATAACATCTGCTTCTCAAAATGATCCTGCATCTGGCAGGATTTTTATCGAGTTACGTGATGGACGTTGGAGGCTTATTGATTCTGTAGAG GGATTTGACGCTTTGTTTGAGTCATTGGATGTGCGTGGGCTAAGGGAATCTCATTTGCATTCAATGTTGCAAAAAATAGAATTATCTTTCAAGGAAACACTTAGAAGGAGCTTGATTTGTACAAGCACTGGAGGACTAACAGTTACAGATGTCAAAAAAGAAGTTTCTGACATGGCTTCTAACCCTGATTCCAGTGCCAGCACTGATAGTCCTACAAGTACCATATGTGTTTCAAATTCTGATGTGACAGAATCCTCGTCGTCTTTCGCAATTGGGCTTGGAAGGAATGAAACAGAGAAAAAGGATGCCTTGAAGAGATATATAGATTTAGAAAAGTGGATGTGGGAAGAATGCCTCAATTCTTCAGTATTATGTGCTATTAAGTATGGGAAGAAAAGATGCAAACAGCTGCTAGGCATTTGTAACTACTGCCATGATATGGACGTTTTTGAGAATAATTATTGTCCTTCTTGCCATATGGCTTTTGAAACTTCCGCCAGTGAATTAAAATTTTCTGAGACTCAATGTGGAAAGAAATATAAGGGCGATGGATGGACTTTGCGGCGTCTGGACTCATCTCCTACCTCAAGGATTAGATTACTCAAAGTATTATTAGCATTGATAGAG GTTTGTATTCCAGCTGAAGCGCTTCAACCTGCTTGGTCTGAGGGCTATCGAAAATCTTGGGGTATAAAGCTGCACAACTCATCGTCAGCAGAGGACCTTCTTCag ATTATGACTTTGTTAGAAGGTTTCATACAGAAGGACTTTTTGTCTTCGAATTTCGAGACTACTGATGAATTATTGGGTTCTTGTATTCAAACTGAATCTGCTGCTAATATTTCCCCCAACGCTGAAATGGTTTCTGTGCTTCCTTGGCTACCCCAAACATCATCTGCTGTTGCACTAAGGCTCATGGAACTTGATGCATCGATTTTTTATACGTTGCAACAAAGACTGGATTCTCAGAAGGACAAAGGAGCAGGGAACTTCATT ACAATCCCATCGAAGTTTTCTCTTCCGAACAATATCCCAGAGTACGATCTGGCAGAAGCTCCCCATGATCCTGAAAATCTGCTGCAAGAGCCTTGGATTGACCAAGGGACTATCCACTCCATTTCAGGACGGGGCCGTGGCAGCCGTGGCCGAGGCCGTGGCCGTACACGTGGTGGGAGATCTCAAAGAAGAGCAGTCATTAATTCCAGATCTGAGGCCGCCCAGAGAAGCACCACGACAAATACTTCTAGATTTGGACAGTTGCTGGGGTGGAAAGGGCGGTCCCGTGGACGAGGACGTAAGCGGAGTCGTCGAACAGCCAGGAGTAGGCAAAAACCggttaagagagtggtggatatTGGCAGCAGCGAGAGAGATCAACAGAAGGAGAGTTTCTTTGAGAATACAGTGACGAGGAGTTCGGATCTGCAGTGGAATAGGGAAGAAACTATGGGCATTCAAGTGGAGGCCGCGGAAGAGGCTAGCAGCAGTTCTGATAGGTCAGATTATGATGACTACAATGGTCTAGCTGCGGGGGATGAATATGATGACGATTTACTTGCGGGTGACTATACTGGTGTGTTTAATGGCCAGCCCGAGCGTTTAATAGAGGGTGTTGATTATAACGTAGATGTTGAGGAAGACGATGACGATCGGCCCGAAGAGGGAGATGATGTGGATGTAGATGATGTTGATGATCAAGAGGAAGATGATAGCGAGGAAGATGGACAAGAGGATATCGATGTTGAGAGATATATTAATGGCGATTCAGACGAAGAAGGGAATAGAGATGGCGGAGAACAAATTGGCAACCCGGATGATGCTACAGAGTCATCTTCGGATTACAGTGAGTAA